The Chitinophagaceae bacterium nucleotide sequence AACGCAAGAAACTTTTCTCAGTGCGATAGTTTGCTGCTGGGTGATAAATGCGGTGCTCATACATTTCCGTATATAGAAGTAAAGAACAGTACAGCGCAGGTTGAACACGAAGCAACAACTTCAAAGATTGGTGAAGACCAGATCTTTTATTGTAATCAGCGTGGACTGGATACTGAAACCGCCGTTGCATTAATCATTAATGGTTTTGCAAAAGAAGTAATGAATCAGCTGCCGATGGAGTTTGCAGTAGAAGCACAAAAGCTGCTGGCTATTTCACTGGAAGGAAGTGTAGGGTAAAAACCCCTCCGCCCCTAAAGGGGGACTGTTAACACTCAAAGTGAATGTTGCAGTATAAAAATTTGGAGTTCTTTTTTTGTTGATCAGGCGATAGAACAGGAATTAAACTTCTGTTGCGTCGCACTCTTGTACTGTTGAAATTTTATTCATCAGTTGAAAAGTAAAAAATCATTGTTCAATTTATAAACAAATGCCCGACCTCCCTCTCTGCAGGAGAGGGAACGAGGGAGAGGCTTAAATCATGTTAAGTATTAAAAATTTACAGGCACGTATTGAAGAAAAGGAAATCTTAAGAGGAATCAACCTCGATATTAAACCGGGAGAAGTACATGCTATCATGGGTCCCAACGGAAGTGGTAAATCAACACTGGCTTCTGTATTAGCCGGCCGTGCTGATTATGAAGTTACCGGTGGCAGTGTTGAATTTTTAGGAAAAGATCTGTTAGAGCTTTCTCCTGAAGACCGTGCAAGAGAAGGTTTGTTCTTAGCGTTTCAGTACCCCATTGAAATTCCGGGTGTAAGTACCACCAACTTTATTAAAACAGCAGTGAATGAAGTGCGTAAGTATCGTGGTGAAGAACCAATGGATGCAGTTGCATTTTTAAAGCTGATGAAAGAAAGAATGAAACTGGTAAATATTGATCAGTCATTGTTAAGCCGTTCATTGAATGAAGGGTTTAGCGGTGGTGAGAAGAAGCGGAATGAAATTTTCCAGATGGCCATGCTTGAGCCAAGACTGGCAATATTGGATGAAACAGACAGCGGCTTGGATATTGATGCACTCCGTATTGTAGCTGAAGGTGTAAACAAACTGAAGTCGAAAGACAACGCAACATTAGTGATTACTCACTATCAGCGTTTACTTGATTACATCGTTCCTGACTATGTACACATTCTTTACAAAGGACGTATTGTAAAAACTGGCGGAAAAGAACTGGCATTGGTACTGGAAGAAAAAGGATATGATTTTATTAAAGAAGAATTGGGCGAAGAAGTTGAAGCCTGATAATGCCCTGGCTGCAGGGAATTAAATTAAGAATCAATCAGGTTGCTGAGCAGCCTCACGGAAAAGACTAAAAGTTATGTCAGAATTAAAGGAACTAATAAACGATAAATACGCCGAACAGAAGTTCAGTGGAAATGGTGCTTTGCAAAGTCTCAGCAACAAAGGCTTTGAAGCATTTGCTGAACTGGGCATCCCTACTGTAAAGCATGAGGAATGGAAGTACACAAGGATCAGCAGTGTGCTTGGTAAAGATTTTTCATACGCAACTAATGCGACAGTTATTACTGAAACAGATGTGAATGAATTTCGTTTGCCGGGAAATGAACATGCGAATGAACTGGTATTTGTAAATGGAATTTATCAATCGAAGTTATCAACCATCCGTTCATCAGCTGATGAACTGGTGATTATGCCGTTGAGCGAAGCTGCAAAAGGAGAATACAAATCGATTGTAGATAATAATCTTGGTCACAGTGCATCTTATCATAAAGACGGCATCAATGCATTGAACAATGCATTTGCACACCAGGGTTTGTTCATCTCCATCAAAAAAAATAAAGCTGTTGAACATCCATTGTACTGTTATTATATCAATGATGCAAGAACGGTAAGTGTGTTTTCCCAGCCACGTACATTGATTCATGTAAATGTAAACGCAGAAGTGAAACTGGTGGAAGAAGAAGTAACACTTGGCAGCAGCGATTCCTTCATCAATAAGATTTCAGAAATAGTAGTGGAAGAAAACGCACAGGTTCATATTTACAAAATACAGAACGAAGACAGTCACAGCAGCTGTGTAAAAACAACGCATGTGCGGCAGGTGGGAGTGAGTAAAGTGAATTCAGTAACCATTACACTGAATGGCGGAGTGATCCGCAATAATCTCAACTTCATTTTAGAAGCACCCGGTTGCGAAAGCAATATGTATGGTTTGTATTGTGTAAAAGGAAGTACACATGTTGACAATCACACCATCGTGGATAATCAGATGCCCAACAGTTTAAGCAATGAATTGTACAAAGGGATTATTGATGAAAATGCTACAGCTGTCTTCAACGGGAAAATATTTGTACGCAAGGATGCACAGAAAACAAATGCTTACCAGAGTAATAAGAATGTATTGTTAAGCGATACTGCCACCATCAACACTAAACCTCAGCTGGAAATTTTTGCAGATGATGTAAAATGTTCGCATGGATGTACGGTTGGCCGTTTGGATGAAGAAGCCTTATTCTATTTGCGAGCAAGAGGTATTGGTGAAAAAGCTGCAAAAGCTTTATTGCTGCATGCGTTTGCAGGTGAAATACTCGATAAGATTGAACTGAAACCGATCCGTGATTATGCAGACAGGATCATTTCTGAAAGACTTGATTTTGAGAATCAACTATTAACAGATTAACTATGCCGAATACAGCCCTTTATATAGCATTTGATGTTGAGCTGATCAGGAAACATTTCCCTGTGCTGAACAGGAAAGTGAAGGATAAGCCATTGGTTTATTTTGATAATGCTGCTACCACGCAAAAGCCGCAGGCAGTAATTGATGCATTGGTGAATTACTATTCAAACTACAATGCAAATATTCACCGTGGTATTCATTCGCTGGCAGAAGAAGCAACAGCAGCCTATGAAGCAACAAGGGATACCGTGCAGAGATTTATCAATGCCGGTCATCGGGAAGAAATTATTTTCACCAGAGGAGTAACAGAGAGCATCAACCTTGTTGCCTATACATGGGCAAGAACAAATTTGAAAGCAGGTGATGAAATCATCATCAGCGGCATGGAGCACCACAGCAATATTGTTCCCTGGCAGCTGATTACAGAAATGACAGGTGCAAAGTTGAAAGTGATTCCAATTGATGATAACGGTGAATTAATGATGGAGGAATTTCACAAGCTGCTGAATGAAAAAGTAAAACTGGTTTCTGTTGTGCATGCTTCCAATTCATTGGGAACAATCAATCCCGTAAAAGAAATCATTGATGCAGCACATAAGATCGGAGCAATCGTAATGCTGGATGGCGCACAGTCAACTGTTCACCTTGATATTGATGTGCAGGAACTTGATTGCGATTTTTTTGCGATCAGTTCTCATAAGGTATACGGTCCAACAGGTATTGGTGTGTTATATGGGAAAAGAGAATTACTGGAAGCAATGCCGCCATTCATGGGTGGAGGAGAGATGATTAAAGATGTAACATTCGAAAAAACAACCTGGAATGAATTGCCTTACAAGTTTGAAGCAGGCACACCCAATATTGCTGATACAGTTGCATTGAAAGCTGCCATTGATTTTGTAGAACGTATTGGTAAAAAACAGGTTCGTCGTCATGAAGAAGAGCTGCTGCAGTATGCAACAGAACAATTAGAATCAATTGATGGCATCCGTATAATTGGAAAAGCAAAACAAAAAGTAAGTGTCGCTTCTTTTGTTGTGGATGGTGTTCATCCGCAGGACCTGGGAATTATGTTAGATAACCAGGGAGTTGCTGTTAGAACAGGTCATCATTGCACACAACCATTGATGAACCGTTTTGGTATTCCCGGTACAACAAGAGCAAGTTTTGCGATGTACAATACAAAGGATGAAATTGATGTGATGATAGCAGGATTAAATAAAGCAATTAAGATGTTGAGATAGAAGCCCCCTCTAACTCCCCAAGGGAGGATAGGATGCAGCCATTAAAGGTTTTATGAATGATTGAGTAGTTGAAATGTGAAGAGTAGAGATTTAAAGTTGATGTGGAAGAACAAATTGTTTATTAAAAATACAAAGCCCTCTCTACCAGAGAGGAGGAAATGTCAGAAGCCTGAATGAAATCAATAGCAGCAATAGAGGAAGAAATAGTTGAAGATTTTTCTCTTTTTGATACCTGGGATGAAAAGTATGAATACATCATCGACATGGGAAAGAAGCTGAAGCCTTTGGAAGATGAGTATAAAAAAGATGGAAACAAAATCAAAGGCTGCCAGAGTACAGTGTGGATGATCAGTGAGTTTAAAGATGGGAAAGTGGTTTACCGTGCTGAAAGCGATGCAGTAATTGTAAAGGGATTGGTGAGTATGCTGATTCGTGTATTAAGCGGACATGCACCACAGGAAATTATTGATGCCAAGCTGGACTTTATTGATAAGATTGGTATGAAGCAGCACCTGGCACAAACAAGAAGCAATGGTTTGTTAAGCATGGTGAAACAAATGAAATTGGACGCAACAGTTTATTTAGCACAACAACAACTCCCCCCCCCAAATGAGGGGCTAAGCAGAGCGCTTGTGACAAATGTTGAACAATACTATAGCTGATGAATGAAAGAGGAGTGTTGAAATGCTGAATTACAAAAGATAATAAAAAAACAAAGGCTCGGCCTCCCTCTCTACCGGAGAGGGAACGAGGGAGAGGCTTATGAATACAGAAGCAATAAAAGAAAAAATCATCGAGAAAGTGCAAACGGTATTTGATCCGGAGTTGCCGGTGAATATTTATGATCTGGGTCTCATCTATAATGTAGATGTAAATGAGAAAGGTTATGCGCAGATCACAATGACGTTAACAGCACCCAGTTGCCCGGCTGCACAATCATTACCTGTGGAAGTGGATCAGAAAGTAAGAGAAGTGGAAGGAGTGACAGATGTAAACGTAATGATTACCTGGACACCGAAATGGGATAAGAGTATGATGAGCGAAGTGGCAGCGTTGGAATTAGGATTTATGTAATGACTTGCCCCTGCCTTCAGGATGGGGAATAAAATAAATAATTATGGCAATGATTTCATTAGATAGTTTGATGGGCAACAGTGGTCCATCCTATCCCGAACAAATAGTAGCAGCTTATCGTAAGGAACTCGTGGATGCAGGATTTGAACAGATGATGACAGTGGAGGAAGTTGAAAAAATATTGAGCGGCAACACAGGAAAAGTGATCATGGTGGTATTGAACAGTGTATGCGGTTGCAGTGCAAGAGTAAGCAGACCGGGAGCATTGCTCAGCTTTTTCAATCATGTTGTTCCTGATGTAAAGGCAACTTTATTTGCAGGAATGGAAAAAGATGCAGTGGTGCACTTCCGTGAAAAATATCTGAACGGAGTAACGCCTTCATCGCCCAATATTATTCTGTTGAAGGATGGAAAAGTATTGCTTCAGCTGCAACGTCACCAGATAGAAACAACAGATGCAGGAAGTATTGCAGACAGTTTAATTGAAGTGTACAATAAAGAATGTACCAAGCAAACAACAGAGGAAGAACGTACTGAACTGAGAACCTATTTTACAAATGTGTACCAGGTTGATCCATTGGCAGCACAGGCTTAAACGAAAAACAACACATGAAAATAACGTCATCAGAAGAATATGGTATCCGGATGCTCATCCGTATTGCATCTGCTAATCCTGTTGAAGGATTAAGCATTCCGCAGCTGAGTGATGCAGAAGGATTGAGTGAGCCGCATGTGGCAAAGATCTGTCGTACGTTACGGATGGAAGGTTTCATTAACAGTACTCCCGGTTATAAGGGCGGATATGTTTTAGCGAAACCGGCAGAACAAATCATCATCAATCATGTATTGAAAGCATTGGGCGGAAACTTATTCGATAAAGAATTTTGCGAATCACACACTGCTGTTGGTCGTCTGTGTACCAACTCTGTTGATTGCAGTACACGTTCACTCTGGCGCATGGTACAAAGTACACTGGATAACCTGCTGGAGAAATTAACGCTGAAAGATCTGATCGTTAATGAAAAAGAACTGGAGTTAAAGTTAGAAGCAGTGTTGCAGAGGAATATGGATGAGTTATTTAATACTAAGTAGTTGATTCTTTATAAATTCAAGTTCGTTTTTAGCACAGACAGAGCTAATATCTTTAATTGTTTCTTCATCTAGAGTTTCATGATATAATAGTGAAAGTTTCCAAAGTTTTTCTTTTGGATAACTTGAAATTGAAAATTTAAATCTATCAAATTCGATTGCAAAATGGGTTTGATAATGATCATCTAAATTTGACGCTTTTCTTATACGCTTGTGCCTATAAATAAAATCTAACTTAATAGGAGGTAGATACATAAACCCATTTTTTATATCTTCTAAAATACTATATAGAGATTTAATATCTGTTGGGTTTATATCCCAATATTTGGCATTACCTGTTGTAGTCAAAGAATCACTAAATTCTATTCTTATATTCGATTCAAGATAAAGGTCATCGAATGGATTTAATTCGGTAATTCTTGCACTAAGAAGTGGAAAAATTGTTTTTTCAATTACTGTATTGAATACTTTTTCATTTAATGTCTTTTCTATACGGTCATTTATATTTTTGAGTTCTTTTTAAGCAGCTCTATCTCTTTTTTATAATCATTCTTTTCTTGAATGTCTTCTCCTTTTTTTGCCATTAAATAGATTTCCTGCCATCTATTACTGCAAGCAATAATATAATTGATAAATGATTCAATGTCACCAGCGTCAGCCTTGTTTAAAGCGGTTAGGTAACTTTTTTTATCGTTACTCTCAATTACAACCGGGGCGTATCCGTTTCGCAGCAGGTAATAATTCATAAGCAATCTTGAAGTTCTTCCATTACTATCATCAAAAGGATGTATTCGCACAAAACGGTAATGCACAAGTGATGCAAAGTGAATTGGATGTAGTTCTTTGCTTTTTTCTTCAGATCTAATCCATTCAATAAAATCCCCCATTAAAGCAGGTGTTTCTTCAACAGAAGCATAATAGAAAGGTTTCGCCATTTTCCAGGCGAACCGGATTAGGATGCGTTTTGTATTTGCCTGGTTCAATTAATCTTTTAGTAGATTGCCCATCACTCTGTTAAGCATCTTTATAATAAGGTCTTACAAGAATTGTTTGATTTATTTCTCTAATGAATTTTTCTGTAAGTATATGTTCAGGGTCTAAAGCTGCTTCTTTTACCAATCGTAATGCAACATCATGCGCCTTCATTTCTTCCAGTTCTCTTAACGAATAAGCATCGCTGCCGACTTTATCAAACATAAGGAGTAGCTGCGTGTGCCCATAAGTAAGTGTATTTCCTTCTATATGGTTGGAGTTGTAATTGAACTCAAGGCGGTACTTATTCCAGAATTTCTGTTCGAAATCAGGATTAATCGGCTGTAAGTCGTCAGCTTCTTTTTTTAATACATCAATTTGTTGTATACTGGCAGAAAGGTTCATGCCTAAAATTAAGAAAGCCATTTGAGATTTTCAGGAATTTTATATTTTCCACTCCACAATCTCATTCACCCATTCTTTCTTCAACGGGGCTGTTATCTTGATATAATTGTCGCTGTAACCTTCCATCATGGCATTCTTCGAATGTCCTTCAAACAAAACTGGTCTTGTTTGCCCTTCATGCTGCTGTGTAAAGTATTGCATCTTCATGTAAGAAAGATTGCGGAGGGTTTTGTTACGGTCGTAACGCACATTTAATGGCACAATGGGTTTGATCGTTAATGCATGTGTATTGTCACGCTCAGAATAAGTAAATACATGCAGGTAAGAAACATCTAAGGAATGAAGAAAGTCAAATGTTTCTTTAAACAGTTCATCCGTTTCACCGGGAAAACCAACAATCACATCCACACCAATACAGCAATGCGGCATCAGTTGTTTAATGAGTGCAACACGTTCAGCATATAATTCACGTTTGTAACGGCGGCGCATCATACCCAGCACCGTATTGCTTCCGCTCTGCAACGGAATATGAAAATGCGGCATGAACTTTTTGCTCTTACTTACAAACTCAATTACTTCATTGGTAAGTAAGTTCGGTTCAATAGAAGAAATGCGGTAACGTTCAATGCCCTCAACTTTATCCAGTTCCTGTATTAATGAATAAAAATTTTCTTTTTCGTCATTCGGAGATTGTTTTAAATCCCCCCTTTGGGGGGTGGGGGGGCGAAAATCGCCGAGGTTTACACCGGTCAATACAATTTCTTTGCTTCCACCTGCTGCAATTTCTTTTGCATTGCTGATCACATTAGAAATGGTATCGCTCCTGCTTTTTCCACGGGCCATGGGAATTGTACAGAAGGAACAGGTATAATCGCAACCGTCCTGTACTTTCAAAAAAGTTCTGGTACGGTCGTTAATGGAATAAGAAGCATTGAAACCGTTTACATCTTCAATTTCACAACTGCTGATCTTTGCACTGTCGCCTTTAGCAAGCTCCTGATATGTGAAGCGAGATTAAATTTTTCAGCAGCACCGAGCACTAAATCAACACCGGGAATTTCTGCAATTTCTTTTGGTTTCAACTGTGCATAGCAACCGGTTATTACCACTAAACTTTCAGGAGCTTTCCGTTGAATACGGCGAACCAGCTGGCGGCATTCTTTATCAGCATTATCGGTAACAGAGCAGGTATTGATCACATACACATCGGCCATGTCGTCAAACTCTTTCTTTTCAAAACCTTCACTCTCCATCTGACGACTGAGTGTGGAAGTTTCGGAGTAGTTGAGTTTACAACCGAGTGTGTGAAATGCGACTGATTTTGCTTCTGCCATAGTTGTTTAATTTCTTCCATCTGCACAGTTTCATGCTGTTTGTACAGAGCCTGCAAAGGTAATGAAGAATTGAAAAAGGAGCAGGATAAACTTGCGCCGATGCAGCTTTTGATCTGTCATAAAATCATTCAGCCAGTTTTGTCTTCAGCCGCTTATTTTTGCCCTCTTTTCTCTGAACCAATGGATAACCGGAATACAAAAACATATATTCTCTTTCAGCCAAAACATTTACTTACAAAACGACCTGTTTTGGAAATCAGGCAATGGATTAAAACTCCAACAGGTGTTACTTCCGGTGAGCAGCCGTTAACAAGACAGCAACTGAAAATATCTTTTCCTTCGGTAAGTGATGAAGGATTTAAAGCAATTCTGGCTTTTTCAAAACCTGAATTGCAGAAAGTGGAAGCGGCTTTGCATAATCAATCAGCTTATCACAGTAACGAAGCAGAACGGAGTGCAATGCAGAAAAAAGCAATGGTTCGATACCTGCAATCCTTACTCATGAGTTTGCGTCAGCAAAATAAAACGGTGGAATTATATCACCAGGTGAATGGTGCTTCTGCATCATCTGTACAAACAGTGAAATGTATATTGTATGCTTATCCTGTTGAACTGGCTTTTCATGTAATTATTGATGACAGCCAATACCTGCTGGATATATATGTAGTGAGAGGAAAAGAACGGATGCACTATAACGAATTTAAGCGTGTTCATTTTTTACTGGAAGCTGATTCCTGTTATTATCAACTCTCTTCCAAAAGTTATGAAGCTGCGGAATGGCTGCAGCAACAGGATGAAACCAAATGGACAACAAATGATCCGGCTTCCTTTGAACAGGTAATCAGTAAACTGAAGGAATGGGAACTGAAAGTGGATGCATCAGTCATTTCGCAAGGAGAAGAATTGATTGCAGAACCGCAGCCACAGGTAATGCTGAGCGAACTCAATAATACATTTCTAAAACTTGAACCACGCTTTGTATATGATGGATATACAGTGGATGGCCCGTTTGAAGCAGTGACCAAACAACCCGATAGCTATCGGGTCGGCAGATAAAACAATTTCCATTGTGCGTCATCAGCAAAAAGAAGAAGAGCTGGTGGAGTTTCTCCGTTCACTGCATGAAAAGTTCACCAATCAAACGAATGGGTTCTTTTATCTAAACTTTGCAGATGCACAAAAGAAAGGATGGTTCCTGAAAGTGTATCACCATTTACTGGAGATGGGAATTGATTTGCTGGGAATTGATTTGATGAAGCATTTTCGTTATTCACAGTATATAGCAGAAACAGTCATCAGCAAACAGGAAGTGGAAGGCAACTGGATTTGTTTATCAATGACAGTGAAGTTTGATAAAGAAATTATACCGCTTACCTATTTGCAGAAGAGTTTACTGAACGGACAAAAAGCCGTGATGCTGAAAGATGGAAGTCTTGGTGTATTGGGTGAAGAATGGTTAAAGCAATACGGGCTATTAATCAGGCATGGAAAGATCCGTAAAGAAGAATTACTGGTGCCGAAATGGTTGCTGATGAGTGAAGCAACGGATTCAAAACCGGATGAAGTACGATCAGCAGTGATTAAAACAGATATCAGTGCAGCATGGTTCAGCAAATGGAAGCAATGGGAAAAACAAACAGAACCATTATATCCCTTACCTGCCGGATTAACAGTTGAGCAATTGCGTCCTTATCAGCAAAAAGGATATGAATGGTTAAGATTACTTTCTGAGATTGGAGGAAGCGGCTGTCTTGCGGATGATATGGGATTGGGAAAAACAATTCAAACAATTTCTTTTCTTCTGCACCAGATTGAAGAAAACCCTTTTGAAAAACAT carries:
- a CDS encoding DUF59 domain-containing protein, with amino-acid sequence MNTEAIKEKIIEKVQTVFDPELPVNIYDLGLIYNVDVNEKGYAQITMTLTAPSCPAAQSLPVEVDQKVREVEGVTDVNVMITWTPKWDKSMMSEVAALELGFM
- a CDS encoding BrxA/BrxB family bacilliredoxin, which codes for MAMISLDSLMGNSGPSYPEQIVAAYRKELVDAGFEQMMTVEEVEKILSGNTGKVIMVVLNSVCGCSARVSRPGALLSFFNHVVPDVKATLFAGMEKDAVVHFREKYLNGVTPSSPNIILLKDGKVLLQLQRHQIETTDAGSIADSLIEVYNKECTKQTTEEERTELRTYFTNVYQVDPLAAQA
- a CDS encoding Fic family protein; the encoded protein is MAKPFYYASVEETPALMGDFIEWIRSEEKSKELHPIHFASLVHYRFVRIHPFDDSNGRTSRLLMNYYLLRNGYAPVVIESNDKKSYLTALNKADAGDIESFINYIIACSNRWQEIYLMAKKGEDIQEKNDYKKEIELLKKNSKI
- a CDS encoding Rrf2 family transcriptional regulator; its protein translation is MKITSSEEYGIRMLIRIASANPVEGLSIPQLSDAEGLSEPHVAKICRTLRMEGFINSTPGYKGGYVLAKPAEQIIINHVLKALGGNLFDKEFCESHTAVGRLCTNSVDCSTRSLWRMVQSTLDNLLEKLTLKDLIVNEKELELKLEAVLQRNMDELFNTK
- the sufC gene encoding Fe-S cluster assembly ATPase SufC, which produces MLSIKNLQARIEEKEILRGINLDIKPGEVHAIMGPNGSGKSTLASVLAGRADYEVTGGSVEFLGKDLLELSPEDRAREGLFLAFQYPIEIPGVSTTNFIKTAVNEVRKYRGEEPMDAVAFLKLMKERMKLVNIDQSLLSRSLNEGFSGGEKKRNEIFQMAMLEPRLAILDETDSGLDIDALRIVAEGVNKLKSKDNATLVITHYQRLLDYIVPDYVHILYKGRIVKTGGKELALVLEEKGYDFIKEELGEEVEA
- a CDS encoding cysteine desulfurase, producing MPNTALYIAFDVELIRKHFPVLNRKVKDKPLVYFDNAATTQKPQAVIDALVNYYSNYNANIHRGIHSLAEEATAAYEATRDTVQRFINAGHREEIIFTRGVTESINLVAYTWARTNLKAGDEIIISGMEHHSNIVPWQLITEMTGAKLKVIPIDDNGELMMEEFHKLLNEKVKLVSVVHASNSLGTINPVKEIIDAAHKIGAIVMLDGAQSTVHLDIDVQELDCDFFAISSHKVYGPTGIGVLYGKRELLEAMPPFMGGGEMIKDVTFEKTTWNELPYKFEAGTPNIADTVALKAAIDFVERIGKKQVRRHEEELLQYATEQLESIDGIRIIGKAKQKVSVASFVVDGVHPQDLGIMLDNQGVAVRTGHHCTQPLMNRFGIPGTTRASFAMYNTKDEIDVMIAGLNKAIKMLR
- the sufD gene encoding Fe-S cluster assembly protein SufD codes for the protein MSELKELINDKYAEQKFSGNGALQSLSNKGFEAFAELGIPTVKHEEWKYTRISSVLGKDFSYATNATVITETDVNEFRLPGNEHANELVFVNGIYQSKLSTIRSSADELVIMPLSEAAKGEYKSIVDNNLGHSASYHKDGINALNNAFAHQGLFISIKKNKAVEHPLYCYYINDARTVSVFSQPRTLIHVNVNAEVKLVEEEVTLGSSDSFINKISEIVVEENAQVHIYKIQNEDSHSSCVKTTHVRQVGVSKVNSVTITLNGGVIRNNLNFILEAPGCESNMYGLYCVKGSTHVDNHTIVDNQMPNSLSNELYKGIIDENATAVFNGKIFVRKDAQKTNAYQSNKNVLLSDTATINTKPQLEIFADDVKCSHGCTVGRLDEEALFYLRARGIGEKAAKALLLHAFAGEILDKIELKPIRDYADRIISERLDFENQLLTD
- a CDS encoding SufE family protein; this translates as MKSIAAIEEEIVEDFSLFDTWDEKYEYIIDMGKKLKPLEDEYKKDGNKIKGCQSTVWMISEFKDGKVVYRAESDAVIVKGLVSMLIRVLSGHAPQEIIDAKLDFIDKIGMKQHLAQTRSNGLLSMVKQMKLDATVYLAQQQLPPPNEGLSRALVTNVEQYYS